One part of the Arabidopsis thaliana chromosome 1 sequence genome encodes these proteins:
- a CDS encoding uncharacterized protein (unknown protein; Has 35 Blast hits to 35 proteins in 8 species: Archae - 0; Bacteria - 0; Metazoa - 0; Fungi - 0; Plants - 35; Viruses - 0; Other Eukaryotes - 0 (source: NCBI BLink).), whose translation MDFSDLDYSDAGDSGWTMYLGHSSSVSLHHFDYHNGETKQEHDEDSSMVSDASSGPPYYCEETVHEDHLQQNTQYWCKSKSKNKNKNKKKVHEEQGYSERFNSSFDDTASSLPVGEEVSAHKQHQNQYQRFHDFCQSYSTRRICKEKVNSGFLQQAFPVDKLALDNQGGDNQRKRRG comes from the exons atggatttCTCGGATTTAGATTACAGTGATGCTGGAGATTCAGGTTGGACAATGTACTTAGGCcactcttcttctgtttcacttcatcattttgattatcacaatggagaaacaaaacaagaacatgaTGAAGACTCTTCAATGGTGTCTGATGCATCTTCTGGACCTCCATATTATTGCGAAGAGACCGTCCATGAAGATCATCTCCAACAAAACACGCAATATTGGTGCAAGAGCAagagcaagaacaagaacaaaaacaagaagaaggttcATGAAGAACAAGGATATAGTGAGAGATTCAATTCTTCCTTTGATGACACAGCTAGTTCATTG ccggttggagaagaagtttCAGCGCATAAGCAACATCAAAATCAGTATCAACGGTTTCATGACTTCTGCCAAAGCTACTCTACAAGAAGAATATGCAAg GAAAAAGTTAACTCGGGTTTCCTACAACAAGCTTTCCCGGTGGATAAACTAGCGTTGGATAATCAAG GTGGCGATAatcagaggaagaggagaggaTAA